From a region of the Triticum aestivum cultivar Chinese Spring chromosome 7D, IWGSC CS RefSeq v2.1, whole genome shotgun sequence genome:
- the LOC123165835 gene encoding putative leucine-rich repeat receptor-like protein kinase At2g19210, producing MERSTPRTMAPTRWLLLICLAGAAGGVLQARAQPDSNGFISIDCGLPGKTSYVEDTTKLPYTPDAGFTDTGTNHNISAEYLTPSTGRSWHNLRSFATGPRNCYTLLSLTSGLKYLVRAKFMYGNYDGLDRPPVFDLYVGVNLWTTVNITGPEGMVSTEVIIVVPDDFLHVCLVNTGAGTPFMSSLELRLLHRTLYPQATTTQGLVLSSRLNFGPTSENNVIR from the exons ATGGAGCGATCAACGCCCCGAACAATGGCGCCAACACGGTGGCTACTGCTTATCTGCCTCGCCGGTGCGGCGGGTGGCGTACTCCAAGCTCGCGCCCAGCCTGACAGCAACG GGTTCATAAGCATAGATTGCGGTCTTCCAGGCAAGACGAGCTACGTGGAAGACACCACCAAACTCCCCTATACTCCAGATGCCGGCTTCACCGACACCGGCACCAACCACAACATCTCGGCCGAGTATTTAACCCCGTCAACCGGCAGGAGCTGGCACAATCTGCGAAGCTTCGCCACTGGCCCGCGCAATTGCTACACGCTCCTCTCTCTCACGTCCGGTCTCAAGTACCTCGTCCGAGCCAAGTTCATGTATGGAAACTACGACGGCCTTGACAGGCCACCCGTGTTTGACCTCTATGTTGGCGTCAACCTGTGGACGACGGTAAACATCACGGGCCCGGAAGGGATGGTGTCCACAGAGGTTATTATTGTGGTGCCGGACGACTTCTTGCACGTCTGCCTGGTGAACACCGGCGCCGGGACGCCCTTCATGTCTAGCCTGGAGCTCAGGCTGCTGCACAGGACACTCTACCCGCAGGCAACCACGACGCAGGGCCTCGTCCTCTCGTCCAGGCTCAACTTCGGCCCAACTAGCGAAAACAATGTCATCAGGTGA